One window from the genome of Plasmodium relictum strain SGS1 genome assembly, chromosome: 12 encodes:
- a CDS encoding protein prenyltransferase alpha subunit, putative, whose translation MHGRRANHSKDENFKLEKVKELIFVINNLTKKKKNNTYEKEHIEITCMILKKCPYVQTLWNYRREYFESIKDEYVKENEEIYVEDEGDDRKNCTKKNLDELRKIIKNENTMVEDVLKKFNKCNELWFHKLWLIKYSLKNNLINVFDLLNELEFCKSCFLIDDRNYHCWNYRSYIIACINISLRKLKHEEKENVDLKKVNVDFNVYKINYDLSKMLIEMNFSNFSAWFLKYSLKESLVDTGEELYLIKNAIFTDPFDQSLWEFYKWFLFQKGNYEEDVFFILLDNNCFFFFFQNLVKVNISKCKCYDSKSNEINGQWDKQTITINNSSNNLESFVYIFKINKDVNLSEVTYLKFVIYYFKYNIYKPDKIYYEKNILQDLLIGCDYLNEENKFEYVITYEVDFQKFSKNKNFKILLDYNKKNRICNEKLYQIDYRNQYCNLYKYINYSGISLSLGKSTDFNLLYSELEQINELLNLENKCKFALLTKFEILKRLEKFKEVFEVLELLKEVDYTRIEYYKDMEVELKIKKKIHDYYQDFEIENNNKILDLNNLGINDLIYPLMIEAFFIYKINLSNNLISESYTGKFALNFLYNLRELYLNNNQIKNFTILMKNLYNLKLLEKLDVSNNILVNLDENLDKFAFIILPLLKDINISYSNLSLLLKDKYKDKNKLNTYDVIRDNDNIILSKFQ comes from the exons atgcaTGGAAGAAGAGCAAATCACTCaaaagatgaaaattttaaattagaaaaagtTAAAGAATTGATTTTTGTAATAAACAATTTaactaaaaagaaaaaaaataatacttatGAAAAAGAACATATAGAAATAACCTGtatgattttaaaaaaatgtccATACGTGCAGACCTTATGGAATTATAGAAGAGAATATTTTGAATCAATTAAAGATGAATACgttaaagaaaatgaagaaatttatGTAGAAGATGAAG GGGATGATAGAAAAAATTGTACTAAAAAAAATCTGGAtgaattaagaaaaataattaaaaatgagaATACAATGGTTGAagatgttttaaaaaaatttaataaatgtaaTGAGTTATGGTTTCATAAActatggttaataaaatactccttaaaaaataatttaataaatgtttttgatttattaaatgagTTAGAATTCTGCAAAAGTTGTTTTCTTATTGATGATAGAAATTATCATTGCTGGAATTACAGATCATATATAATAGCTTGTATAAATATTTCCCttagaaaattaaaacatgaagaaaaagaaaatgttgacttaaaaaaagttaatgtTGATTTTAatgtttataaaataaattatgattTATCAAAGATGTTAATTGAAATGAacttttctaatttttctgCTTGGTTTTTGAAATACTCATTAAAAGAGTCATTAGTTGATACTGGAGAAGAATTATACTTAATTAAAAATGCTATTTTTACTGATCCTTTTGATCAAAGCTTATGGGAATTTTACAAATGGTTTCTTTTTCAAAAAGGGAACTATGAAGAagatgtattttttattcttttagataataattgttttttttttttttttcaaaatttagtTAAAGTAAATATATCAAAATGTAAATGTTATGATTCAAAAAGCAATGAAATAAATGGTCAGTGGGATAAACAAACTATTACTATAAATAATTCAAGTAATAATTTAGAAtcttttgtatatatttttaaaattaataaagatgtAAATTTGAGTGAAGttacatatttaaaatttgttatatattattttaaatataatatatataaacctgataaaatatattatgaaaaaaatatattacaagatttattaattggttgTGACTacttaaatgaagaaaataaatttgaaTACGTTATTACCTATGAAGTCGATTTTCAAAagttttcaaaaaataaaaactttaaGATATTACtagattataataaaaaaaatagaatatgtAATGAAAAGCTTTATCAAATAGATTATAGAAATCAATAttgtaatttatataaatatataaattactcCGGTATATCCTTAAGTTTAGGAAAATCTACTGACttcaatttattatattccgAACTTGAACAAATTAATGAGTTActaaatttagaaaataagtGCAAATTTGCATTGCTTACAAA atttgaaatattaaaaagattAGAAAAATTCAAAGAAGTATTTGAAGTACTTGAATTGTTGAAAGAAGTTGATTATACTAGAATAGAATATTATAAAGACATGGAAGTAGAATtgaaaataaa aaaaaaaatacatgatTATTACCAGGATTTCGAAATAG aaaataataataagatATTAGATCTAAATAATTTAGGTATTAACGATCTAATTTATCCTCTGATGATTGAagcattttttatatataaaattaatttatctaACAATCTCATATCGGAATc ataTACAGGAAAATTtgcattaaattttttatataatttgagggaattatatttaaataataaccaaataaaaaattttactatTCTTATGAAGAATTTATATAATCTTAAACTATTAGAGAA aCTTGATGTAAGCAACAACATCTTAGTAAATTTAGATGAAAATCTTGATAAATTTGCATTCATTATATTACCATTATTGAA ggATATCAATATTAGTTATAGCAACCTTTCTTTacttttaaaagataaatataaagataaaaataaattaaacacTTACGATGTTATTAGGGATAATGATAACATAATTTTATCGAAATTTCAATAA
- a CDS encoding tRNA binding protein, putative, translating into MCTLTLVKNDVKSDILKLVLDYIKVKIVKDDEKVTFPEILYQENICFDNKNKKYKGFFCTLYSLIDFYDCFNELFNEDEGKISENEEFIFHVASDKYIVKNLDIKHLNDLLSEKSYIVSNKNLSIVDIFYFCAIYKSLDEMPFKERVEISHVYRWFLHIQETLLGCFSTLKKLEVRDSLENFINNKDIKDTNEKMKSTKKQENKKENSKNENAKSKNKNVKNVEEPRSLYDISRLNIIVGYIEQVEVHPDADTLYCLKVNVGEEKVRDICSGLRNVKKAEDLINQYVLVLANLKEKSLRGRKSHGMVLCGSFQGKIELLYPPSGVKIGERIICENMNINNLPDKALSFDKEKNPFYHIQPHLILKNGIAHYKDDKLISSQGDIKCILLEGTIS; encoded by the exons ATGTGTACTTTAACATTAGTTAAAAATGATGTAAAATCAGATATATTAAAGCTAGTTCTTGATTATATAAAAGTGAAGATTGTAAAAGATGATGAGAAAGTAACTTTTCCTGAAATATTATACCAAGAA aatatttgttttgataataaaaataaaaaatataagggATTTTTTTGTACTCTTTATTCATTAATTGATTTTTATGATTGTTTCAATGAGTTGTTTAATGAAGATGAAGGGAAAATAAGCGAAAATGAggaatttatttttcatgtAGCTAGCGATAAATATATAGTGAAGAATTTAGATATAAAACACCTGAATGATTTATTATCTGAGAAATCATACATTGTTTCTAATAAGAATCTCTCTATAGtagatatattttatttttgtgcTATTTATAAATCTCTTGATGAAATGCCATTTAAAGAGAGAGTTGAAATTTCTCATGTATATAGATGGTTTCTTCATATCCAAGAAACTTTACTAGGATGTTTTAGCACACTAAAAAAGTTAGAAGTTAGAGATAGCTTAgagaattttattaataataaagatataaaagaTACAAACGAAAAAATGAAATCTACAAAAAAacaggaaaataaaaaagaaaattccaaaaatgaaaatgcaaaaagcaaaaataaaaatgttaaaaatgtAGAAGAACCAAGAAGTTTATATGATATATCTAGATTAAACATTATTGTGGGATATATTGAACAAGTAGAAGTTCATCCTGATGCTGATACATTATACTGTTTAAAAGTAAATGTAGGTGAAGAAAAAGTAAGAGACATATGTAGCGGATTAAGAAATGTAAAAAAGGCAGAAGATTTAATTAATCAATATGTTTTAGTTTTAgcaaatttaaaagaaaaatcattGAGAGGAAGAAAAAGTCATGGAATGGTTTTATGTGGTTCTTTTCAAGGCAAAATAGAATTACTCTATCCTCCTTCTGGTGTTAAAATTGGAGAAAGAATCATCTGcgaaaatatgaatataaataatttgcCTGATAAGGCATTAAGCTTTGATAAAGAAAAGAATCCTTTTTATCATATTCAACCACATCTAATTTTGAAAAACGGAATAGCTCATTATAAAGATGACAAATTGATATCATCACAAGGAGACATCAAATGTATTTTACTAGAAGGAACAATTTCATAA
- the RPA3 gene encoding replication factor A protein 3, putative has product MEQFIAPRVNKKYLKNFHNKNVRIVGKILKRDANELTLQTPDNGEIKCLLNENQIVDSLDQYIEVLGRVNEDETLSDIVYIQNGGNNLNLNEINNLINITFLQEFEEIF; this is encoded by the exons ATGGAACAATTTATAGCACC aaGAGTCAATAAAAAgtatttgaaaaattttcataataaaaatgtaagaaTAGTTggtaaaattttaaaaagggATGCAAATGAATTAACTTTACAAACACCCGata ATGGAGAAATAAAATGCCTTTTAAATGAAAACCAAATAGTTGATTCATTAGATCAATATATTGAAGTTTTAGGAAGa gTTAATGAAGATGAAACATTAAGTGATATAGTTTATATACAAAATGGAGGGAATAAtttaa atttaaatgaaataaataatttaataaatataacattTCTACAAGAATTCgaagaaattttttaa
- a CDS encoding metalloprotease, putative, which produces MEELCKKLENLKENLNIFCKKINEFYLKKDKGNFFSTNKEDDNFNDMLFLIQYSLKYKNKCRWPEYNDLFVINYNINDNFKTVAQKNKEFFKNYKSFVLNKEINIGKNNINEDMNNKVSNTKENVSHETKKNSNYDNKNEMNNYNNLSRSNNNNNNNNNNNNNNNNNNSNSNSNINENIKEENKGKDEELNNCKKKEKKINTYFNDDISLFNKIKLQLLMYFVLNNYRVKILVDSLSALNRPINVIYINCPNNKEPKKTFFEKISNFFTPHYKVNDVFINNKDNYQKYIKEKCSCSELSFSSSNINNIQKKKKKSNYIGGYNPINNTIWLCSNNITNFYRLKYILTHELIHAFDFARANIDMYNCHHIACSEIRAYNMSNQCSYFNSKYFSGDHDVFNYLKSDNIANTSKNRCLYNNVYSSLYQYKPCNQNTHKFINDVFEKCIQDYWPFMCAPENDSKYKPSKIFKKDY; this is translated from the coding sequence ATGGAGGAATTATgcaaaaaattagaaaacttaaaggaaaatttaaacattttttgtaagaaaattaatgaattttatttaaaaaaagataaaggaAACTTTTTTTCAACTAATAAAGAAGATGACAATTTTAATGATATGCTATTTTTAATACAATATTCactgaaatataaaaataaatgtagaTGGCCTGAATACAATGATTTATttgtaataaattataacataaatgataattttaaaactgttgcacaaaaaaataaagaattttttaaaaattataaaagttttgtattaaataaggaaataaatattgggaagaataatataaatgaagataTGAATAACAAAGTGAGTAATACAAAAGAAAATGTATCACATGAaacgaaaaaaaatagtaattatgacaataaaaatgaaatgaataattataataacttAAGTAGAAGCAACAACAACAACaacaacaataataataataataataataataataataataatagtaatagtaatagtaatataaacgaaaatataaaagaagagAATAAGGGAAAAGATGAAGAATTGAacaattgtaaaaaaaaagaaaaaaaaattaatacatattttaatgaTGATATAAGTTtatttaacaaaataaaactaCAACTTCTTATGTATTTTGTACTAAATAATTACAGAGTCAAAATATTAGTTGATTCTTTATCGGCACTAAATCGTCCAATcaatgttatatatataaattgtcCAAACAATAAGGAACCAAAGAAaacattttttgaaaaaattagtaatttttttactcCTCACTATAAGGTTAATGatgtatttattaataataaagataattatcaaaaatatataaaggaaAAATGTTCTTGCTCAGAGTTATCATTTAGTTCTAGTAACATtaataatatacaaaaaaaaaaaaaaaaatccaaTTATATAGGTGGTTATAATCCTATAAATAACACTATATGGCTTTGCTCAAATAATATCACTAATTTTTATagattaaaatatatattaactcATGAACTTATTCACGCCTTTGATTTTGCTAGAGCAAATATAGACATGTATAACTGCCATCATATAGCTTGTTCGGAAATAAGAGCTTATAATATGAGTAATCAATGTAGTTATTTTAatagtaaatatttttcaggTGATCAtgatgtttttaattatttaaaaagtgaTAATATTGCCAATACTTCAAAAAATAGATGTTTATACAATAATGTTTACTCCTCACTATACCAATATAAACCTTGTAATCAAAATActcataaatttataaacgATGTTTTTGAAAAATGTATACAGGATTATTGGCCTTTTATGTGTGCACCTGAAAATGATAGTAAATATAAACCAtcgaaaatttttaaaaaagattactaa
- a CDS encoding ADP-ribosylation factor, putative — protein sequence MVLLKILKKIKEKHKNIRIIILGLDNAGKTTIVKRLMGEDIYKVNPTFGFTIETLHFNNHFINIWDIGGQKSIRHFWKNYYENVDGIIYVIDSSDLFRIQLCSYELKQILKEERLYGCSLLILSNKVDIENSLNISQIVDILKLNEMNIDRHWCINECSAFSGKGLLKSFMWLVDDISSRINNNY from the exons atggtGTTACTGAAAAttctcaaaaaaataaaagaaaaacataaaaatatcagaataataatattaggTTTAGATAATGCAGGAAAAACTACCATAGTTAAAAGGCTAATGGGAGAAGATATTTATAAAGTAAATCCTACTTTTGGTTTTACAATTGAAACTTTACATTTTAATAAccattttattaatatatggGATATAGGAGGACAAAAAAGTATTAGACATTTCtggaaaaattattatgaaaatgtTGATGGGATAATTTATGTTATTGATAGTAGTGATTTATTTAGAATACAATTATGTTCGTATGAGTtaaaacaaattttaaaagaagaaagatTATATGGTTGCTCTTTATTGATTTTATCTAATAAAGTTGATATTGAAAACTCTCTAAATATCAGTCAAATTGTTGAT attttgaaattaaatgaaatgaaCATAGACAGGCATTGGTGCATAAATGAATGTAGTGCTTTTTCAGGTAAAGGGttattaaaatcatttatGTGGTTAGTCGATGATATAAGCAGtagaattaataataattattaa
- the TFB5 gene encoding RNA polymerase II transcription factor B subunit 5, putative yields the protein MVTAIKGVLVKCDEPTMQIILLLNEGKNFLIEKISDTVCLCKESVYDFLEKEVIKQLEYSERHETED from the coding sequence atggttaCAGCTATTAAAGGAGTTTTAGTTAAATGTGATGAGCCAACAATGCAAATAATTTTGCTTTTAAATGAAggcaaaaattttttaattgaaaaaattagTGATACTGTTTGTTTATGTAAAGAAAGTGTATAtgattttttagaaaaagaagTAATTAAACAATTAGAATATTCAGAAAGACATGAAACAGAAGATTAa
- a CDS encoding vacuolar-sorting protein SNF7, putative → MRFFKSKKGPTLDEAYGNLEKNVKSIDENIEKYNKELQIIKQKIEEEKKKNPVNKYTINNLRNKAANLIKKKKVYENNKENTLGIQFNIDQIKFANDNVQMSIDTCKALKNTSKVLKKNIKKVNISKIEKLQDDIYDYMEEAKEIGEILSSSYEIPLDLDENEIDAELSLIEDSILDENLEGENITNYLEKEKTELDEASVTEQNDSTIKNEEKLS, encoded by the exons ATGAG ATTTTTTAAGTCCAAAAAAGGTCCAACATTAGATGAAGCTTAtg GTAacttagaaaaaaatgtaaaaagcATTGATGAAAATATTGAGAAATATAACAAAGAACTACAAataattaaacaaaaaattgaagaggagaagaaaaaaaaccctgttaataaatatacaattaataatttaagaaataaagctgcaaatttaataaaaaagaaaaaagtatatgaaaataataaagaaaacacACTCGGAATTCAATTTAATATAGATCAAATAAAATTCGCAAATGACAATGTTCAAATGTCGATTGATACATGTAAAGCTTTAAAAAATACTAGcaaagtattaaaaaaaaatataaaaaaagttaatattagtaaaatagaaaaattacaaGATGATATTTATGATTATATGGAAGAAGCAAAAGAAATTGGAGAAATTTTATCTTCATCCTACGAGATACCATTAGATTTggatgaaaatgaaattgaTGCTGAACTTTCTTTAATAGAAGACAGTATATTAGATGAAAATTTAGAAGGTGAAAATATAACtaattatttagaaaaagaaaaaactgAGTTAGATGAAGCTTCTGTTACTGAACAAAATGATTCaactattaaaaatgaagaaaaactTAGCTAG
- a CDS encoding GTP-binding protein, putative, which translates to MYFISFLFRKYSSISNKLNIEKIKNTNIINEEITNNYISRRQREKRMKLDINIYENLKKKMLGKPINKLQKKYINEKRPKFAPIFLDQLKPRMTLYRKAIKVSELPLPKYPEIAFIGRSNCGKSTLINELCGRTNKAKVSKLPGCTQEIHFYKIGKPCLLCLVDLPGYGFAHSKEELRLQWNEFTLFYLKNRKNLKKVFVLIDCRVGLKTSDKELLHFFDRYNIKYQIILSKCDLLNTKDLAIKIQIINEEIKNFKNKDKSIIPLSSLKGQNLNELRNEIAKYQLNKTIVKNNIIMKINDLLEQKKLKKLKEKESCENESEYQNKNSIFSSNILEKHKKKEKNSESISKDILISNETVFEALNRWKLNDKINTDINFNKYMNHHIKYLITLLQKSFLKNCYSEYNNNDLDIIDKIIENFDNSNNDNNNQRDLSINYSENKRKTYVENKKSFKNGIYMNCKQSKYKEEMKIKENNNNNNNNNNNNNNNNNNNININNINNNNANLIMKNNVNNALSEDNLKEKVNLKKCDIVDNNLRDENIYNIIRDEDKIDNIKINKYDKCYYETKNENYLSKNSEEESIIDKLNNKKIFEYSNDFSLNEADPIESVLFQSSLLKFDKNMNNHFNCIHSENVKMDKLFDENSKNKKLSDCFQEKNYSKIKNDILLDEDETYSPEDYASGLKKPKKSLKNDSLYNYEFNINDKNTYYIYEKNKSEAYKIFKSKQLENLNYESDFNSSKREKQKDACTSNSSSNVNNLKDSNAPKRNNSSIEKGLENKIENDEKNINIKKKYIGLKTRNKIIKGTKKLKLFGKKREKEIVNIPTDLATDYFKLNNKSTIYNKKKNSWNYISSKYNKWLKKVKNKNISSEITGTIKKADVMTRYAEKQETKYKKEKNKLLRQKKNLSMITKPPNHKKYKKISRNYTLSDEQKIFDREAFFKYRDVQK; encoded by the coding sequence atgtaTTTTATAAGTTTTCTTTTTCGAAAATATTCAAGTATAAGTAATAAATTGAATatagagaaaataaaaaatactaatATCATAAATGAGGAAATaacaaataattatataagcAGAAGACAAAGGGAAAAAAGAATGAAGTTagatataaacatatatgaaaatttaaaaaaaaaaatgctagGAAAACCTATAAATAAATtgcaaaaaaaatacataaatgaAAAGCGCCCCAAATTTGCTCCAATATTTTTAGATCAGTTAAAACCTAGAATGACTTTATATAGAAAAGCTATTAAAGTAAGTGAGCTACCTTTGCCTAAATATCCTGAAATTGCTTTTATAGGAAGATCAAATTGTGGAAAATCTACTTTAATTAATGAATTATGTGGAAGAACAAATAAAGCAAAAGTTAGTAAATTACCTGGATGCACTCAAGagattcatttttataaaattggGAAACCATGCTTGTTATGTCTAGTTGATTTACCAGGATACGGTTTCGCTCATAGTAAAGAAGAGTTAAGATTACAATGGAATGAATTTactttgttttatttaaaaaacaggaaaaacttaaaaaaagtttttgttttaattgaTTGCAGAGTTGGTTTAAAAACTAGTGATAAAgaattattacatttttttgatagatataatattaaatatcaaataattttaagcAAATGCGATTTATTAAATACGAAAGATTTGgctataaaaatacaaattataaatgaagaaataaaaaattttaaaaacaaagATAAGTCAATTATTCCATTAAGTTCTCTTAAAGGgcaaaatttaaatgaattgaGGAATGAAATTGCGAAATATCAATTAAATAAAACTattgttaaaaataatattataatgaagataaatgatttattggaacaaaaaaaattaaaaaaattaaaagaaaaggaaagtTGTGAAAATGAAAGTGaatatcaaaataaaaattcaattttttcttcaaacATTTTGGaaaaacacaaaaaaaaagaaaaaaattcagaAAGTATTTCAAAAGACATATTAATAAGTAATGAAACTGTTTTTGAAGCATTAAATAGGTGgaaattaaatgataaaattaacacagatattaattttaataaatatatgaatcaTCATATTAAGTATTTAATAACTTTACTTCAAAAAagctttttaaaaaattgctATAGcgaatataataataacgaTTTAGATATTATAGATAAAATTATCgaaaattttgataattcgaacaatgataataataatcaaaGAGATCTTTCTATAAATTACtcagaaaataaaagaaaaacctatgtagaaaataaaaagagctttaaaaatggaatatatatgaattgtAAACAGAGTAAATACAAGGAAGAGATgaagataaaagaaaataataataataataataataataataataataataataataataataataataatattaatattaataatattaataataataacgctaatttaattatgaaaaacaATGTAAATAACGCATTATCTGAAGATAATTTAAAGGAGAAAGTAAATCTTAAGAAGTGTGATATAgttgataataatttaagggatgaaaatatttataatataattagagatgaagataaaattgacaatataaaaataaataaatatgataaatgCTATTATGAAACAAAAAATGAGAattatttatcaaaaaattcAGAAGAAGAAAGTATTatagataaattaaataataaaaaaatatttgagtATTCTAATGATTTTTCCTTAAATGAAGCGGATCCAATAGAAAGTGTACTATTTCAGAGTAGTTTACTtaaatttgataaaaatatgaataatcaTTTTAATTGTATTCATTcagaaaatgtaaaaatggACAAATTATTTGatgaaaatagtaaaaataaaaaattaagtgattgttttcaagaaaaaaattactctaaaattaaaaatgatattcTATTAGATGAAGATGAAACTTATTCTCCTGAGGATTATGCAAGTGGTTTAAAAAAACCGAAgaaatcattaaaaaatgattctTTATACAATTatgaatttaatataaatgataaaaatacatattatatttacgaaaaaaataaatcagaagcttataaaatatttaagagTAAACAATTAGAAAATTTGAATTATGAAAGTGATTTCAATTCATCTAAAAgggaaaaacaaaaagatgCTTGTACAAGTAATTCTTCTTCAAatgttaataatttaaaagacaGTAATGCTCCCAAACGTAATAATTCTTCTATTGAAAAAGgcttagaaaataaaatagaaaatgatgagaaaaacataaatataaagaaaaaatacataGGTTTAAAAacaagaaataaaattataaaaggaACTAAAAAACTAAAGTTATTTggtaaaaaaagagaaaaagaaatagtaaATATACCTACAGATTTAGCTACTGATtactttaaattaaataataaatctactatttataataaaaaaaagaacagtTGGAACTATATAAGTAGCAAATACAATAAATGGTTGAAAAAagtaaagaataaaaatatctcTTCTGAAATCACTGGTACTATTAAAAAAGCAGATGTAATGACAAGATATGCAGAAAAACAagaaacaaaatataaaaaagaaaaaaataaattattaaggCAAAAGAAGAACTTAAGCATGATAACAAAACCACctaatcataaaaaatataaaaagatttCAAGAAATTATACCTTATCTGATGagcaaaaaatatttgatagAGAagctttttttaaatatcgTGATGTTCAAAAGTGA